One Phalacrocorax aristotelis chromosome 11, bGulAri2.1, whole genome shotgun sequence DNA segment encodes these proteins:
- the LOC142063001 gene encoding actin-binding protein WASF3-like — protein sequence MPLVKRNIEPRHLCRGALPEGVTSELECVTNSTLAAIIKQLGSLSRHAEDIFGELFNEANSFYMRMNSLQERVDLLVIKVTQLDSTVEEVSLQDINMRKAFKSSTVQNQQVVSRNSIPNPVMEMYQRCDKPPPLNILTPYRDDKKDGLKFYTDPSYFFNLWKEKMLQATEDKRKEKRRQKEQRLVEDSTREVKKVRKARNRRLEWNMMAYDKEFRPDNRFSPSPYHMASSEGSLSPDNRSYASDAADHSYPASPNHPAQLLAPASHLAPAEHKEGVLVAAPTQEHVYRPVPAAGSRQNSLNRLQQPHVPQPPEAILNGPRPHLVKDYGPQPVPMAEYFVPPAPPPPPPVIPSAQTAFDSPISAPPALPPGSAAPPSYAPSPPPVPPSPYSASPPQAGPMGPPVAPPPPPPGPPAVAASPAHSASPPAPAVEPRKQQIPLMPMSDARSDLLAAIRRGIQLRKVQEQWEQEAKKEPVGNDVATILSRRIAVEYSESDDDSELDDNEWSD from the exons GCAGGCACGCGGAGGACATCTTTGGTGAGCTCTTCAATGAAGCCAACAGTTTCTACATGCGGATGAACTCGCTGCAGGAGAGAGTGGACCTGCTGGTCATCAAGGTGACGCAGCTGGACTCCACCGTGGAGGaag TTTCGCTACAGGACATCAACATGCGGAAAGCATTCAAGAGCTCCACGGTGCAGAACCAGCAGGTTGTGTCTCGCAACTCCATCCCCAACCCGGTGATGGAGATGTACCAGCGCTGCGACAAGCCTCCACCGCTCAACATCCTCACGCCCTACAG GGATGACAAAAAGGACGGCCTCAAGTTCTACACCGACCCCTCCTACTTCTTCAACTTATGGAAGGAGAAGATGTTGCAGGCGACAGAAGATAAGAGAAAGGAGAAGCGCAGGCAGAAG GAGCAGCGGCTGGTGGAGGACTCCACGCGGGAGGTGAAGAAAGTGAGGAAAGCCCGCAACCGGCGCCTGGAGTGGAACATGATGGCGTATGATAAAGAGTTCCGACCTGATAACAGGTTCTCACCATCCCCCTATCACATGGCATCATCGGAAGGATCACTGTCCCCAGATAATAG ATCTTACGCGTCAGATGCAGCCGACCACTCGTACCCAGCGAGCCCCAACCACCCCGCACAGCTGCTGGCCCCGGCATCCCACCTGGCCCCAGCAGAGCACAAGGAGGGGGTACTGGTGGCTGCCCCCACCCAGGAGCACGTCTACCGCCCGGTGCCGGCGGCGGGCAGCCGGCAGAACAGCCTCAACCGCCTCCAGCAGCCCCACGTGCCGCAGCCTCCCGAGGCTATCCTCAACGGGCCAAGACCTCATTTAGTCAAGGATTACGG CCCGCAGCCGGTGCCGATGGCAGAGTACTTCgtgccgcccgccccgccgcccccgccgcctgTCATCCCCTCCGCGCAGACCGCCTTCGACAGCCCTATCTCGGCTCCCCCTGCGCTGCCCCCCGGCTCAGCAGCACCCCCCTCCTACGCACCCTCGCCACCCCCTGTGCCTCCCAGCCCCTACTCCGCTTCCCCGCCGCAGGCTGGCCCCATGGGACCCCCGGTGGCacccccaccgccgccgccggggccccCCGCTGTCGCCGCCTCGCCGGCACACTCGGCTTCGCCGCCGGCCCCCGCTGTGGAGCCCCGGAAGCAGCAGATCCCGCTGATGCCCATGAGCGATGCCCGGAGCGACCTGCTGGCAGCCATCCGCAGGG GAATCCAGCTCCGGAAAGTCCAGGAGCAATGGGAGCAAGAGGCCAAAAAAGAGCCCGTGGGCAACGATGTGGCGACAATCCTGTCCCGCCGGATCGCGGTGGAGTACAGCGAGTCCGACGACGACTCCGAGCTGGACGATAACGAGTGGTCAGACTGA
- the LOC142063122 gene encoding G-protein coupled receptor 12-like, translated as MLHGPAAMGEPWQPQPQQQRLPGLGNASEPSAWPPAAGGPGTAAPGGAGSAGAAVSPWDIALCATGTAVAGENALVLAVLFYTPSLRAPMFLLIGSLALADLLAGLGLVANFAVRYLLRPPSEAAELGAAGLLLAAFSASVCSLLAITVDRYLSLYNALTYHSERTLGFTCAMVLLMWLLCLGVGLLPLLGWNCLRDQSACSILRPVTKDNAAVLAVTFLLLFALMMQLYLQICKIAFRHAQQIAVQHQFIATAQATSTRKGLSTLSLILGTFALCWIPFAIYSLVADSSYPVVYTYSLALPATCNSLINPIIYAFRNPDIQKSLWLACCGCVPSTFSSRPRTSSDV; from the coding sequence ATGCTGCACGGCCCCGCCGCCATGGGGGAACCGTGGCAGCcgcagccgcagcagcagcggcTCCCCGGGCTCGGCAACGCCTCGGAGCCCAGCGCCtggccgccggcggcgggcgggccggggACGGCGGCGCCGGGCGGCGCGGGGAGCGCGGGGGCCGCCGTGAGCCCCTGGGACATCGCGCTCTGCGCCACGGGGACGGCGGTGGCGGGGGAAAACGCGCTGGTGCTGGCCGTGCTCTTCTACACGCCGAGCCTGCGGGCTCCCATGTTCCTGCTGATCGGTAGCCTGGCCCTGGCCGACCTGCTCgccgggctggggctggtggccaACTTCGCCGTGCGGTACCTGCTGCGGCCGCCCAGCGAGGCGGCGGAgctgggggcggcggggctgctgctggccgcCTTCTCCGCCTCCGTCTGCAGCCTGCTGGCCATCACCGTGGACCGCTACCTGTCCCTCTACAACGCTCTCACCTACCACAGCGAGCGCACGCTGGGTTTCACCTGCGCCATGGTGCTGCTGATGTGGCTGCTGTGCCTCGGCGTGGGGCTGCTGCCCCTCCTGGGCTGGAACTGCCTGCGGGACCAGAGCGCCTGCAGCATCCTGCGGCCCGTCACCAAGGACAACGCGGCGGTGCTGGCCGTcaccttcctgctcctcttcgCCCTCATGATGCAGCTCTACCTGCAGATTTGCAAGATCGCCTTCCGGCACGCCCAGCAGATCGCCGTGCAGCACCAGTTCATCGCCACGGCGCAGGCCACCTCCACCCGCAAAGGCCTCTCCACCCTCTCCCTCATCCTCGGCACCTTCGCCCTGTGCTGGATCCCCTTCGCCATCTACTCCTTGGTGGCCGATTCCAGCTACCCCGTGGTCTACACCTACTCCCTGGCGCTGCCCGCCACCTGCAACTCCCTCATCAACCCCATCATTTACGCCTTCAGAAACCCAGACATCCAGAAGTCGCTCTGGCTGGCCTGCTGCGGGTGCGTCCCTTCCACGTTCTCCTCCAGGCCAAGGACATCGAGCGATGTGTGA